In the genome of Candidatus Omnitrophota bacterium, the window AATGGATAACTCTTCCGAAGGGCGGGCGCGCAATTGTTACTGGTACATGCCCTTCAAAAAATCCGCCAAAGTTACCGTCACCCACGAAGGCTTCAACAAGGTTCGTTCCTTTTATTACTATATCGATTACCGCTCCTTCAAAACCATCCCTGACGACAGCCTCTATTTCCACGCCCAATATCGCCAGGCCGTGCCCAATCCCGCCGTGGACATTAAGGGGAAGAATATCGACGGCAAGACCAATTACCTGCTTATGGAAACCACAGGCCGGGGCCAATACGTCGGAACGATCCAAAGCGTACAGATCAATCAAGACGGCTGGTACGGCGAAGGCGACGATATGTTCTTCGTCGACGGCGCCGAAACTCCGACGATGACCGGTACCGGAACCGAAGATTATTTCAACGACGCTTGGGGTTTTCGTCCCTTCGATTATCTCTACCACGGCGTCACTCTCTGGGAAGGATACAAGAAGGGCAATCGGGGAACGGCTTATAAATGGCATATCTTCGATCCCGTCGCCTTTACGAAATCCTTGCGCGCCACCATCGAGCACGGTCACGCTAACGACCGCCAGGACGATTTCTATACCGTCGCCTTTTGGTATCAGACTCTCCCCAGCCCGGAGCCGCCCGCCATGCCCAACGTCATGAACCGTCTGCCCGACGAAGGCCAACTGTACGCCGAACGCACTCTCATCGGCAAAGAAATAACCACCCATCTCCAGGAAAAACGGCTGGACGCCGCTCTCGCCCGCGTGCAGGAAGTCATCGATACGGCGGAGCGAGCCGACGAATATGGCTATTGGTCCTTGCGCAAGGGATTTCTGCTCAAACAAACCGGCAAACTGGCGGAAGCTAAAAAAGCGTTCGACGCGGCGCTGGAAAAAAGCCAGAAAGAAGACAAATACTCGGAATGGGACGCTGGTTCCATCCACTGGACCGCCGAACGCGAATGCCCCGTTTTGGCGGATAAGAAAAAAGCCAGGCTTTACGCTTTCGGCGACGATACCTACGAAATCTTCCTCGACGGAAAATCCATCGGCCAGGGAGGCGGCGGCGATCAAATCGGCGATTTCGAAATTGCGTTGTCCCGCGGCAAACATACGCTAGCCGTCAAAGCTGTAAACCGCTCCGGCGCCGCCGGACTGGCGATCCAACTAAGCCATATCCGGGGATACGAATTGACGGACGAGACATGGAAAGTTTCGGAAACGGAAGCGCCCAAATGGAACGAGAAAAAATTCAACGCTTCCGCCTGGAAAAACGCCGCGCCAAGCGGAACGCTGGGCGAAGCGCCTTGGAACAGCATGCGCCAACCCTTCGCCTTTCTCGCGCCCATCCTCACGGCGAAAGCCATTTGGACGCCCGACGGCGCCAAGGACAACCAAACCGTTTATTTCCGCAAAGAATTTCAAGTGAAGT includes:
- a CDS encoding DUF2961 domain-containing protein translates to MRFSRFAIFSFLFVLLQSAVFGQVRSPLESLSIAPNYESHRISSYDRNGYNADWISIEPGETRVLAEIDGPGAITHFWNTISAEPYYSRMLIMRFYWDGQAMPSVEVPLGDFFGVGHGLNIPFHSFVMDNSSEGRARNCYWYMPFKKSAKVTVTHEGFNKVRSFYYYIDYRSFKTIPDDSLYFHAQYRQAVPNPAVDIKGKNIDGKTNYLLMETTGRGQYVGTIQSVQINQDGWYGEGDDMFFVDGAETPTMTGTGTEDYFNDAWGFRPFDYLYHGVTLWEGYKKGNRGTAYKWHIFDPVAFTKSLRATIEHGHANDRQDDFYTVAFWYQTLPSPEPPAMPNVMNRLPDEGQLYAERTLIGKEITTHLQEKRLDAALARVQEVIDTAERADEYGYWSLRKGFLLKQTGKLAEAKKAFDAALEKSQKEDKYSEWDAGSIHWTAERECPVLADKKKARLYAFGDDTYEIFLDGKSIGQGGGGDQIGDFEIALSRGKHTLAVKAVNRSGAAGLAIQLSHIRGYELTDETWKVSETEAPKWNEKKFNASAWKNAAPSGTLGEAPWNSMRQPFAFLAPILTAKAIWTPDGAKDNQTVYFRKEFQVK